A genomic window from Dechloromonas sp. A34 includes:
- a CDS encoding HU family DNA-binding protein encodes MNKTELIDQIAASAEISKAAAGRALDATVAAVKDALKNGDTVSLIGFGTFYVGERAARTGRNPRTGKTLEIKAAKSPKFRAGKGLKDAIN; translated from the coding sequence ATGAACAAGACTGAACTGATCGATCAGATCGCCGCTTCCGCTGAAATCTCCAAGGCTGCCGCCGGCCGTGCACTGGATGCCACCGTTGCTGCTGTCAAGGATGCGCTGAAGAACGGTGACACCGTCAGCCTGATCGGCTTCGGTACGTTCTACGTCGGCGAGCGCGCAGCCCGCACCGGTCGCAATCCGCGCACCGGCAAGACTCTGGAAATCAAGGCTGCCAAGTCGCCCAAGTTCCGCGCAGGCAAAGGCCTTAAAGACGCCATCAACTAA